The following is a genomic window from Pseudomonas promysalinigenes.
TCGTCGCCTATCGTCTGCCGACCAAGGACATCATCCTCGACGTGCAGGAGCAGGAAATCATCACCCGTGACAATGCAGTCATCGTCGCCAACGCCCTGTGTTTCGCCAAGGTGGTCGACCCGCAGAAAGCCTCCTATGGCGTGCAGGACTTCTCGTTCGCCGTCACCAGCCTGACCATGACTTCGCTGCGCGCGATCGTCGGTGCGATGGACCTGGACGAAGCGCTCTCCAGCCGTGAGCAGATCAAGGCCCGGTTGCGTGAAGCGATGTCCGAGCAGACCGAAGACTGGGGTGTGACCGTGCGCTCGGTGGAAATTCAAGACATCAAACCGTCCCAGAACATGCAGTTGGCCATGGAGCGCCAGGCCGCCGCCGAGCGTGAGCGTAAGGCCGACGTGACCCGGGCTGAGGGTGCCAAGCAGGCGGCGATCCTTGAGGCCGAGGCGCGGCTGCAGTCGGCCAAACTGGATGCCGAAGCGCAGATCAACCTGGCAGAAGCCTCGGCCCGTGCGATCTCGCTGGTCAAGGAAGCGGTAGGCAACGAAACCGTACCGGCCATGTACCTGCTTGGCGAGCGCTATGTTGGGGCCATGGAGAACCTGGCCAGCAGCAACAATGCGAAGCTGGTGGTATTGCCAGCGGATTTGCAAGAGACGGTGCGGGGCTTGATGGGCCGCACCAAGGCCTGAGCCAGGCGGGGGCGGCTTTGCAGCCCCCGGCTGCGTCACTTCACCGCACCCCGGCTTTTTTACCTATACTGCGCCGTACAATAGCCGCCACGATTCCTGACCGGATCTCTCCATGCCCCCACGTCGGCACATTGCCTGGATCGCCTGCCTTGCAGTGCTGTTCAACCTGCTGGCCATGCCGTTGTCTGCTGCTGCGCCCAAGGGCCCGGCAGAGCAACTGCTGTGGGGGGCTTTCTGTTCCAGCATGGCCGGCAAGGCCAAGGTCGATGTCCAGGCCCTGGCCAAGATCGACCTCGGTAGCCAAGGCGATCAGCACTCCAACATGCAGCACTGCTGGTGCTGCTCAGGCGCCGCCCCGCTGTTGGCCCTGCCGGGTTATCCGCCACAACTGCACAACCCGCCCAGTTCGCTGAGCAGGCTTGCGCCGACACTGCGCGACTACCGGCCCACGCCTCGCCAGCTCTGGCCTGCGCTCAATCCCCGTGCCTCTCCCCTGGTCTGAGTTCATCATGCTGTGTGCCTGAACCTGAACAGATCGGAGAACCACCATGCTCAAGCAAGCTCTCGTACTGGCTGCCCTGCTGCTGCCGGGCGTCTACGCCAATGCCCATGAATACACCGTTGGCGA
Proteins encoded in this region:
- a CDS encoding SPFH domain-containing protein, with the translated sequence MTSLIVVGALAVFVLITVFKGVRIVPQGEEWIVERLGRYHNTLKPGLNIVIPYMDVVAYRLPTKDIILDVQEQEIITRDNAVIVANALCFAKVVDPQKASYGVQDFSFAVTSLTMTSLRAIVGAMDLDEALSSREQIKARLREAMSEQTEDWGVTVRSVEIQDIKPSQNMQLAMERQAAAERERKADVTRAEGAKQAAILEAEARLQSAKLDAEAQINLAEASARAISLVKEAVGNETVPAMYLLGERYVGAMENLASSNNAKLVVLPADLQETVRGLMGRTKA
- a CDS encoding DUF2946 domain-containing protein, whose protein sequence is MPPRRHIAWIACLAVLFNLLAMPLSAAAPKGPAEQLLWGAFCSSMAGKAKVDVQALAKIDLGSQGDQHSNMQHCWCCSGAAPLLALPGYPPQLHNPPSSLSRLAPTLRDYRPTPRQLWPALNPRASPLV